The nucleotide window TAACGTCCTCTCAATGCCCCCAATAATTAACTCCGAGCTCACTGGCAGAGTGACGACTGAGACAAAGAAGGTCTTCATAGATGTCACCGGCTGGGATCTAAAGAAGGTCATGCTAGCACTCAACGTCATGGTAACTGCACTGGCGGAGCGCGGAGGAAAGATAAGGAGCGTGAAGGTGATTTACAAGGACTTCGAGATAGTGACCCCCGACCTAACGCCAAAGAGGTTTGAAGTCGAACTTAATTACATAAGGAAGCTCTCGGGTTTGGACCTCAAGGATGAGGAGATAAAGGAGCTACTTGAAAGGATGATGTACTCGGTGGAGCTGGAAGATGGGAAGGCAAAGCTACTCTACCCGGCGTTTAGGGATGACATAATGCACGCGAGGGATGTTCTAGAGGATGTGCTCATAGCCTATGGATACAACAACATAGAACCTGAGGAACCAAAGCTGGCAGTTCAGGGTAGAGGAGACCCGTTTAAGGACTTTGAAGATGCAATAAGGGATTTAATGGTAGGCTTCGGGCTTCAGGAGATAATGACTTTCAACTTGACGAACAAGGAGGTTCAGTTCAAGAAGATGAACATCCCGGAAGAAGAGATAGTTGAGATAGCGAACCCAGTAAGTCAAAGATGGAGCGCCCTAAGGAAGTGGTTATTGCCAAGTTTAATGGAGTTCCTAAGCAATAACACCCACGAGGAGTACCCCCAGAGGATTTTCGAGGTTGGTCTTGCAACGCTTATTGACGAATCAAGGGAAACGAAAACGATCAGCGAACCAAAACTTGCCGTTGCGCTCGCGGGTAGCGAATATACGTTTACAAACGCAAAGGAAATACTGGATTCATTGATGAGACACCTCGGAGTTGAATACGAGATAGAAGAAACCGAGCACGGAAGCTTCATCTCAGGAAGGGTTGGAAAGGTACTAGTGAATGGAAAAGAAGTAGGGATTATAGGCGAGATACATCCCCAAGTCCTCGAGAACTGGAATATTGAGGTTCCCGTAGTTGCGTTTGAGATATTCTTAAGACCCCTCTATCAGCCTTGATTCTGTTTAATATTTTTTGGATAAGCGCGAGCATTATCTCAAAGTTCTCAAGGTTTAGCATAAGCTCAACATCCACTTTCCTCACCTCCAGGATTCAGTAGGACAAGGAAAAAATAAACCTTTGGATAATTCCATTGAAATATGTCCAAAAAACTTTACAAAAGTAAAGACAAAGTTTAATCATAAAAACAAAGTTTTTCCCTACCTGAATTTTTTCTCGAAGTGGAGCTTCAAATCCTCTAAATCCCAAACGTTGAATCCATACTCCCGCAATTTTGATTTCCCATGAACATTTTTAGCTACTAGGGCGAAACTTGCATCCCAGCCTTCGAGGTTCATCAGCTTAAACTTTCTTTTTAAATCCTTTAAGATTCCCTTAGCTTCCCGCTTACTCAATTCCTTCCATTTCACTTCCGCAAGGAGAATTCGCTTTAATCTCTCGTTAACGGCAACTATATCAATTTCTTCACCCTTATACCACCACCGACCTATCCTTGTGAACCTGAAAGGTAACCTTCCTCTTCTGTTTAACTCAACCAGGAATTCCCTTGCCACGTCTTCAAATCTGATTCCATAAATTCTCTGAATATCCTCTTTGACGTCATCATAACTTATTATACCCAGCTCTATCCCAGTCCTGTTCTTCGGTACTATCGAGAACCACGTCAATAACATGGGATCCTTAAGCTTGTAGATTCCTCGCTTATCATTCCTGGCAATTGGAATTTCCCTTTCAATGAAGCCCAAGCGAACGAGGGTGTCCAAGTATGGGTATATTTTCCTTCCTTCTAATCCGGCATAGCTAGCTATTTCCGAAGCTCTAGTTTTTCCACTAGCTGTGGCTGATAATATGGAGAAATACGTTTTTAACTCTCTGAGCTCTCCCGAGAGAAGGATATACGGCTCATCGTAAAAGAAGCCTTCTGTCCTAAGAAACGTTTCCTCGATGAATCTCCTGGTATCTTCGTACCTTGAAGCTATTATCAAATATGCTGGAATTCCACCTACAAGCATATACATCTCTAAACCGACTTCAAAACTGTCAAAGAACTTAAGGGAATTGAAGAGTGTCAAAGGTTTAAGGTGGAAGCTCATCGTTCTTCTCCCATATAGGGGGGAAGAATAACTTAAGACTTCATCGATCATCATACCTATGAGAGATCCCGATAGAACTAGCATTACTGGCTTTTTTGAGAAATCATGATCCCATGCCCTCTGTAGGGCACTTACTATGGTTCTATCGCTTTTTATAGCATAGCTGAATTCATCAAGTATTATGAGAGTTTTTTCAGTAACTTTTGATGCAAGGTATTTGAAAAGTGGATACCAATCATTAAAGCTAAGGAACAGCTCGTCGTTGAAATGCTCTGCAAGCTCTTCCCTAAGCCTCCTTATTTGTCTCTCACGGGTATCTTCCATGAAAGTATAAAAGAAAGTTGGTTTTCCCTGGGAAAATTCCACGAGAAGTCGTGTTTTACCAGTTCTTCGCCTTCCATA belongs to Pyrococcus abyssi GE5 and includes:
- the pheT gene encoding phenylalanine--tRNA ligase subunit beta produces the protein MPKFDVSKSDLERLVGRSFSLEEWEDLVLYAKCELDDVWEENGKVYFKLDSKDTNRPDLWSAEGVARQIRWALGLQSGLPEYEVKESDVVVYVDEKLKNVRPYGVYAIVEGLNLDEDSLSQMIQLQEKVALTFGRRRREVAIGIFDFEKVKPPIYYRAAEKTEKFVPLGFEEELTLEEILEKHEKGIEYGHLIKDKPHYPLLVDSEGNVLSMPPIINSELTGRVTTETKKVFIDVTGWDLKKVMLALNVMVTALAERGGKIRSVKVIYKDFEIVTPDLTPKRFEVELNYIRKLSGLDLKDEEIKELLERMMYSVELEDGKAKLLYPAFRDDIMHARDVLEDVLIAYGYNNIEPEEPKLAVQGRGDPFKDFEDAIRDLMVGFGLQEIMTFNLTNKEVQFKKMNIPEEEIVEIANPVSQRWSALRKWLLPSLMEFLSNNTHEEYPQRIFEVGLATLIDESRETKTISEPKLAVALAGSEYTFTNAKEILDSLMRHLGVEYEIEETEHGSFISGRVGKVLVNGKEVGIIGEIHPQVLENWNIEVPVVAFEIFLRPLYQP
- a CDS encoding ATP-binding protein is translated as MISKFVDREDELKALEDQWNSTPSLVIIYGRRRTGKTRLLVEFSQGKPTFFYTFMEDTRERQIRRLREELAEHFNDELFLSFNDWYPLFKYLASKVTEKTLIILDEFSYAIKSDRTIVSALQRAWDHDFSKKPVMLVLSGSLIGMMIDEVLSYSSPLYGRRTMSFHLKPLTLFNSLKFFDSFEVGLEMYMLVGGIPAYLIIASRYEDTRRFIEETFLRTEGFFYDEPYILLSGELRELKTYFSILSATASGKTRASEIASYAGLEGRKIYPYLDTLVRLGFIEREIPIARNDKRGIYKLKDPMLLTWFSIVPKNRTGIELGIISYDDVKEDIQRIYGIRFEDVAREFLVELNRRGRLPFRFTRIGRWWYKGEEIDIVAVNERLKRILLAEVKWKELSKREAKGILKDLKRKFKLMNLEGWDASFALVAKNVHGKSKLREYGFNVWDLEDLKLHFEKKFR